From the genome of Lentilactobacillus buchneri, one region includes:
- a CDS encoding DegV family protein, with protein MSKIAIVTDSTASLSDEEVQRLGNVTIVPIVVNMNGTTYREGIDITNNEFYSALAKAKKLPTTAPPTPMEMLKVYDQLANQGYDQILSIHLTTGITGFVNNLRTVVRGYTNAQVEVYDSHITIEPLGYLVKYASMMANQGESMSTILQNLDDVRATIDEYFVVDDLKNLVTGGRLTNAAAFAGGLLRVKPLLTLNDQHQIEAIGKIRTMKKALKHLDEEFNTQYQKVAYPLHVMVTGTNNLPAVQKWCASLKPKYPKASFQVGQIGPVVGTHIGSNAFVILWCKRVPELTV; from the coding sequence ATGAGTAAAATCGCAATCGTAACCGACAGCACGGCCAGCCTTTCTGATGAAGAAGTCCAACGGCTTGGCAACGTGACTATCGTTCCGATCGTCGTTAACATGAACGGTACCACCTATCGTGAGGGAATTGATATTACCAATAATGAATTCTATTCCGCACTGGCGAAGGCCAAAAAATTACCGACAACTGCACCGCCGACACCGATGGAAATGTTAAAAGTGTATGATCAGCTGGCCAATCAAGGCTACGACCAGATTCTAAGTATTCATTTGACTACTGGTATCACGGGCTTTGTCAACAATCTGCGCACTGTAGTCCGGGGCTATACCAACGCCCAGGTTGAAGTCTATGATTCACACATCACGATTGAACCGTTGGGATATCTTGTGAAATACGCTTCAATGATGGCCAATCAAGGCGAATCAATGAGCACAATTCTCCAAAATCTGGATGATGTCCGGGCAACTATCGATGAATATTTTGTCGTCGATGACCTCAAGAACTTAGTTACCGGCGGGCGGCTCACCAACGCCGCTGCATTTGCAGGTGGCTTACTGAGAGTTAAACCGTTATTAACTTTGAACGACCAGCATCAAATCGAAGCAATCGGAAAGATTCGGACGATGAAGAAGGCTTTGAAGCACTTGGATGAAGAATTCAACACCCAATATCAGAAAGTCGCTTATCCGCTTCACGTGATGGTCACCGGCACCAATAACCTGCCAGCCGTTCAAAAATGGTGTGCATCCCTGAAGCCCAAATATCCCAAAGCCAGTTTTCAAGTTGGCCAGATCGGACCGGTGGTTGGAACTCACATCGGCTCGAACGCATTTGTGATCCTATGGTGCAAGCGGGTACCTGAATTAACCGTTTGA
- a CDS encoding MFS transporter, producing MSKRDIMIVTCALLLSNAMSGLDNTTINTALPAIISDLHGIELMGWIVAVFLLGTAVSTPLWSKLGEHIGNKRSYQLAATLFVVGSFLQGMAPNIVFLILARTLMGIGNGGTVSLPYIIYARMYKNPRKRMQVLGFVSASYSMATIIGPLVGGYIVDTFSWHWVFYLNVPIGLISIALVQIYYKVSHETRQTQAVDYRGAIMMTIGLVGLLAGIEMIGNANLILVLAVIGFSIIVLIVMGILEENVDDPIIPSRLFKNLPLMIDFVLFTLIWGAFIAFLIYSPMWAQGLLATPALIGGATQIPGAFTDFIGSEVVAPIRNFLSPQRVIAMGIVMLMISFIIMVISGVQTPYWVLLIAGAFEGFGNGACFNELQVKVQQDANPTDIPIATSFSFLIRMLSQTFTASIFGIIMNNALRDGVSKAGGSITMKMMNELSDASSSGSLPQHLLPQMRMILYNGLHNIMWLSLILMIISLLINIWAQKLEHDKVVKRAAKAS from the coding sequence TTGTCTAAACGCGATATCATGATTGTGACTTGTGCACTGTTGCTGTCAAACGCAATGAGTGGACTGGACAACACAACCATCAATACTGCTTTACCAGCAATTATATCCGATCTCCACGGAATTGAATTAATGGGGTGGATCGTCGCCGTTTTCCTGTTGGGAACCGCGGTCAGTACACCTTTATGGAGTAAATTGGGGGAACACATCGGCAACAAGCGCAGCTACCAGTTAGCAGCCACCTTATTTGTGGTTGGCTCATTTCTACAAGGGATGGCGCCAAATATTGTCTTCTTGATTCTCGCCCGAACCTTGATGGGAATTGGTAATGGGGGAACGGTTTCGCTGCCATACATTATCTATGCCAGAATGTACAAGAATCCCCGCAAACGAATGCAGGTGTTGGGATTTGTTTCTGCTAGTTATAGCATGGCCACGATTATCGGCCCACTAGTGGGTGGTTATATCGTTGATACATTTAGTTGGCACTGGGTCTTTTATCTGAACGTGCCGATTGGCCTGATCTCAATTGCCTTGGTCCAAATCTATTACAAAGTCAGTCATGAAACTCGCCAGACCCAAGCAGTTGACTACCGGGGAGCCATTATGATGACTATTGGATTGGTGGGTTTGCTTGCCGGAATTGAAATGATCGGCAATGCCAACTTGATTTTGGTGCTGGCCGTGATTGGATTTTCCATTATTGTCCTGATTGTCATGGGGATTTTGGAAGAGAATGTCGACGATCCGATTATCCCAAGTCGATTATTCAAGAACCTGCCGTTGATGATTGACTTTGTTCTGTTCACATTAATCTGGGGAGCGTTTATTGCCTTCCTGATTTATAGTCCAATGTGGGCGCAAGGGTTGTTGGCAACCCCTGCCCTGATTGGTGGTGCCACGCAAATTCCCGGTGCCTTTACCGATTTTATCGGGTCAGAGGTCGTTGCCCCCATCCGGAACTTTTTGTCGCCACAACGGGTAATTGCCATGGGGATCGTCATGTTAATGATTTCCTTTATCATCATGGTCATCTCTGGCGTTCAAACGCCTTATTGGGTGCTATTGATTGCCGGCGCCTTTGAAGGATTCGGGAACGGAGCCTGCTTTAATGAACTCCAAGTTAAAGTCCAGCAAGATGCCAACCCGACGGATATCCCGATTGCGACTTCGTTTAGTTTCTTGATTCGGATGCTCAGTCAGACATTCACGGCTTCAATTTTTGGAATCATTATGAACAATGCCTTACGTGATGGTGTCAGTAAGGCTGGCGGTTCGATTACCATGAAAATGATGAACGAATTAAGCGATGCCTCCAGTAGCGGTTCCTTGCCGCAGCACTTACTGCCGCAAATGAGAATGATTTTGTATAATGGCCTTCACAATATTATGTGGCTGTCGTTGATTTTGATGATTATTTCTCTGCTTATTAACATTTGGGCACAGAAATTGGAACATGATAAAGTTGTTAAACGGGCTGCCAAAGCATCATAA
- a CDS encoding sugar O-acetyltransferase, whose protein sequence is MNNLERKAKHLLYHPDVPELMDRQQEYLEKLYSFNMTSPKETDKRNQLLTEMCAEVGENCYIEPPMHANWGAHHLHLGNDVYINFNLTLVDDDDITIGNHCMIGPNVVMSTAGHPVLPILRKNGYQYNFPITIKDNVWIGSGVQILPGVTIGSNTVIGAGSVVTKDIPDNVVAYGNPCRVARSINDHDKEYYFKSHKLDVWE, encoded by the coding sequence ATGAATAATCTCGAGCGAAAAGCCAAACATCTGCTGTATCACCCGGACGTTCCGGAATTAATGGATCGACAACAGGAATACCTGGAGAAATTGTATTCATTTAACATGACATCCCCAAAAGAAACCGACAAACGCAATCAGTTGCTGACTGAAATGTGCGCGGAAGTCGGCGAAAACTGCTACATTGAACCGCCCATGCACGCTAACTGGGGCGCTCACCATCTTCATTTAGGCAATGATGTGTACATCAATTTCAACTTAACCTTGGTGGACGATGATGACATCACCATTGGCAATCACTGTATGATCGGCCCCAACGTGGTAATGAGCACTGCTGGGCATCCGGTCCTGCCGATTCTGAGGAAAAACGGTTACCAATATAATTTCCCAATCACCATAAAAGATAACGTCTGGATCGGCTCCGGTGTCCAAATCTTACCAGGAGTCACCATTGGCAGCAATACCGTCATCGGTGCCGGCAGCGTGGTGACCAAAGATATTCCCGATAATGTTGTCGCATATGGTAATCCTTGTCGGGTGGCCCGATCGATTAACGATCATGATAAGGAATATTACTTCAAGTCGCATAAGTTGGATGTCTGGGAGTAG